A window from Toxoplasma gondii ME49 chromosome IX, whole genome shotgun sequence encodes these proteins:
- a CDS encoding HORMA domain-containing protein (encoded by transcript TGME49_291860): MFFVGSVVVSTFLGCKRNGPVEYGTSSQHQKAALSGAQRILPQAEPLVVRAERRSPGLRHGQQSIGHRILSVQTSGSEIAKSVYTRRIRWQYCSTSVAVVSFVLRKFLFNMATRLQTDVVTRAQSLQILKHTLNLGVSSILYLRNCFEEDAFQPLQFQGLHLRQLKPVNAKAKRILGWLQDAVNDSLQQEYLEHLSLGIHCRTTDKLLECYQFHFTYTGDEAGVSVTVRKGNARAFEQVGSRLACVTKEEAKRQTELLLRSMCCLTQSLEHLPDEHYVSMTLAYNGKTPAEYKCEGFALTESPVTFGNDVPLDALTGEIRTGYHALTVRIQTVCDSEDTYFLEWETVDQKEDALKQHLKAYAVQTGITDCKELAEKLDLPVSVAEAAFAELQQQDIRFKERTDPPVNERLRSGVRPYKERRDSSSLAGDADEPARTAKDRDNGKSLRDGIEARGEAAAVVETYDVIPLLRSSEELPKRYRHVTKDIIASSCAVSDAVGKELLKHLIQQGLVKARPSRGRGHESTVYASPAGRMLKTDLAARKRQTVSNKKEQPIRVGMLSRKKRTKCSRP, translated from the exons ATGTTCTTTGTTGGCTCCGTAGTGGTTTCGACTTTTCTGGGATGTAAAAGAAATGGCCCTGTTGAATATGGCACTTCTTCGCAGCACCAAAAAGCAGCGTTATCTGGAGCACAGCGAATACTCCCACAAGCAGAGCCTCTCGTCGTTCGTGCAGAACGACGGTCGCCAGGTTTGCGACATGGACAGCAATCGATTGGACACCGCATTCTCAGTGTACAGACGTCCGGGTCGGAAATCGCCAAGAGTGTGTACACCCGGCGCATCCGATGGCAATACTGCTCCACTTCTGTCGCAGTCGTGTCGTTTGTCTTGCGAAAATTTCTCTTCAACATGGCTACCAGGTTGCAAACTGATGTCGTGACCAGAGCTCAGTCTCTGCAGATTCTCAAACATACATTGAACCTTGGCGTGTCCTCCATACTGTACCTGCGGAATTGCTTCGAAGAGGATGCTTTCCAACCCTTGCAGTTTCAAGGTCTGCACCTCAGGCAACTTAAGCCAGTAAATGCCAAGGCGAAGAGGATACTAGGGTGGCTTCAAGATGCAGTCAATGATTCACTTCAGCAG GAATACCTTGAGCACCTTTCTCTCGGCATTCACTGCAGAACAACCGATAAACTTCTGGAATGCTATCAGTTTCACTTCACCTACACAGGCGATGAAGCTGGAGTGTCTGTCACTGTCAGAAAGGGCAATGCACGCGCCTTTGAGCAGGTTGGATCCCGGTTGGCTTGTGtcacgaaagaagaggcaaagagGCAAACAGAACTG CTTCTCCGGTCAATGTGCTGCCTGACACAATCTCTTGAACATCTGCCGGACGAGCATTACGTTTCGATGACA CTTGCGTACAATGGAAAG ACTCCTGCCGAGTACAAATGCGAGGGTTTTGCACTGACAGAATCTCCCGTCACCTTCGGCAACGACGTTCCTCTCGATGCACTAACCGGAGAA atcAGAACCGGTTACCATGCATTGACAGTTCGAATCCAGACCGTTTGTGACTCGGAAGACACCTATTTTTTGGAGTGGGAAACTGTGGACCAAAAGG AAGATGCACTGAAGCAACACTTAAAGGCTTACGCAGTTCAGACAG GAATCACCGACTGCAAAGAACTTGCCGAAAAACTTGACCTCCCGGTCTCCGTTGCGGAGGCGGCTTTTGccgagctgcagcagcaagaCATCCGCTTCAAGGAGAGAACTGACCCTCCTGTGAATGAGCGTCTTCGAAGTGGAGTGCGTCCGTATAAAGAGAG ACGTGACTCAAGCTCATTGGCTGGTGATGCGGATGAGCCAGCAAGGACTGCAAAAGACCGCGATAACGGCAAATCGTTGCGAGATGGCATTGAAGCACGCGGCGAAGCTGCTGCCGTG GTGGAGACTTACGATGTGATTCCGCTGCTGCGGTCATCCGAGGAACTGCCGAAACGCTACAGGCATGTGACTAAGGACATTATTGCTAGTTCATGTGCTGTGTCGGACGCAGTGGGCAAGGAGCTTCTCAAGCACCTTATCCAACAAGGCCTTGTAAAGGCGAGACCGTCACGTGGTAGAGGCCACGA GTCGACTGTCTACGCATCCCCCGCGGGTCGGATGCTTAAGACAGATTTGGCAGCACGAAAGCGTCAGACTGTTTCTAACAAGAAGGAGCAACCAATTCGCGTCGGGATGCTTAGTCGAAAAAAAAG GACCAAGTGTTCCCGCCCCTAA
- a CDS encoding DNA double-strand break repair rad50 ATPase, putative (encoded by transcript TGME49_291830~Signal peptide predicted by SignalP 2.0 HMM (probability 0.740) with cleavage site probability 0.543 at residue 20~Predicted trans-membrane domain (TMHMM2.0):6-24) — protein sequence MATCRLWYVLLVIGFTATYGAVSLKAQEEGKETGTIQKEGKVKFTVLSDDIKTRFDSLFNESAVSFFHAVQKAERGALKEEWDTAIEDFRSKAEARRKELFGSILQIDSLNGLLGEHQLKDLVERVGLPTLLGGDDAVSSKLSELENKFAALLKRQDNRDRVTGLVRNYQKNIVDLKDSLIQRLSNKETLQKPATSPKFNKLLDEISFSPIIRGKIETTPRRLAVMSFLEKAKERLKLTPTGTKETGKVAEFEEKIEALRKDMAEEVSRQLTTRRKAVDSETVEAVLKRVGVEGLVQGAIRDTLPADEKAVLDLARGKWMQMQRVKNNYERVAGALRDSLLYDQETPLSPRMKQRIEEIYEEGLRGKQSGTGRRLSEVQATNPDTSAPPLAPAVQKELRGDSERLFRMEPNISEALKGFEDKVSKLMVKTLSDFIKREQMQGVLEPDVLLSAFRKMGLKSKAGRVEIALSNLRRITNWNDLGIDQVVAGKLQNIIGLDEFIRQLEGLLPQVNSKLLILNGELKQRLAAATEKLSDTELFDGRPLGNWDTQLIDSLTLNSILKGHSAKASEADRTLQSVNNTAVEGDDKTLQAQTSLESSE from the coding sequence ATGGCTACCTGTCGGCTGTGGTACGTGTTACTGGTGATTGGGTTTACTGCGACCTACGGTGCTGTATCGTTGAAGGCacaagaggaagggaaagagacaggtACGATacagaaagaggggaaggtGAAGTTCACAGTCCTCTCAGACGATATCAAAACTCGGTTCGACAGTCTTTTCAATGAGAGTGCGGTGTCGTTCTTCCACGCTGTGCAGAAAGCCGAACGCGGTGCCTTGAAAGAAGAATGGGATACTGCGATCGAGGACTTCCGATCGAAAGCAGAAGCACGAAGGAAAGAATTGTTCGGTTCCATCCTTCAAATAGATAGCTTAAATGGACTGTTGGGTGAGCACCAGCTGAAGGATTTGGTGGAGCGCGTTGGACTCCCAACGCTTCTGGGCGGCGACGACGCTGTGTCCTCAAAACTGAGTGAGCTAGAAAACAAATTTGCAGCCTTGCTAAAACGACAAGATAATCGAGATCGCGTCACGGGCCTGGTTAGGAATTATCAAAAGAACATTGTTGATCTCAAGGATAGTCTCATACAGAGGCTAAGCAACAAGGAGACCCTGCAGAAACCTGCAACCTCTCCCAAATTCAACAAACTACTAGATGAAATTAGCTTCTCCCCTATTATCAGGGGAAAGATTGAGACTACCCCCCGTCGGCTTGCGGTCATGAGCTTTTTGGAGAAGGCAAAAGAACGCCTGAAGTTGACACCCACCGGCAccaaagagacaggaaaagtTGCTGAGTTCGAGGAAAAAATTGAAGCACTGAGGAAAGATATGGCCGAGGAAGTGTCCCGCCAGTTGACTACGCGCAGAAAAGCTGTGGACTCAGAGACGGTCGAGGCGGTGCTCAAACGTGTCGGTGTAGAGGGCCTAGTACAAGGAGCGATCCGTGATACGCTTCCAGCAGATGAGAAAGCGGTGCTAGACCTGGCCCGTGGCAAGTGGATGCAAATGCAGCGGGTTAAGAACAATTACGAACGGGTTGCAGGAGCTCTGCGAGACAGTCTCCTTTATGACCAAGAGACACCCCTGTCGCCACGCATGAAACAGCGCATAGAGGAAATCTACGAAGAGGGTCTCCGGGGTAAGCAAAGCGGCACTGGGAGAAGGCTGTCTGAAGTCCAAGCAACGAATCCCGACACATCTGCTCCACCTCTTGCTCCGGCAGTCCAAAAGGAACTgcggggagacagcgaaaggcTCTTCCGTATGGAACCAAACATTTCAGAAGCCTTGAAGGGTTTTGAGGACAAAGTTTCCAAGCTGATGGTCAAGACTTTATCTGATTTCATTAAGAGGGAACAGATGCAAGGCGTGCTCGAGCCCGACGTTCTTTTGAGTGCCTTCCGAAAGATGGGCCTCAAAAGCAAGGCGGGTAGAGTGGAAATTGCCCTGTCCAACCTGCGCCGCATCACAAACTGGAACGATTTAGGTATCGATCAGGTTGTTGCCGGGAAACTGCAGAACATCATCGGACTGGACGAATTTATTAGACAGCTCGAGGGGCTGCTACCTCAGGTCAACTCGAAACTGTTAATTTTGAATGGAGAACTCAAGCAACGTCTTGCtgcggcgacagagaagctcTCTGACACTGAGCTTTTCGACGGGAGACCTCTGGGCAACTGGGACACCCAGTTGATCGACAGCCTGACACTGAACTCGATCCTGAAGGGACATTCAGCCAAGGCATCGGAAGCGGACCGAACGCTGCAAAGTGTCAATAACACAGCTGTTGAAGGAGACGACAAAACGCTACAAGCGCAGACAAGCCTCGAATCGTCTGAATAG
- a CDS encoding RNA helicase (UPF2 interacting domain) protein (encoded by transcript TGME49_291820): MSAFCALRVKTFSRYESCGVYSLRFLWAHLACKCRLSPFLVLLLPSLQVSEFLFVCFCRQPKALSECGLREETQRVPFLSANLTASLVVNMASPNSFDISDFIFDAADLNFTPNGGAVSTVPGVDVDEDFSSPLPPSGPTARLDSYPPSSGRNTSDEAYQQADASTASPQRCPLPSGGVSGDGAVEDLQEKLDRLHLAPEEDWSNLHSGPGPSGSVDASVATLSSLAERQETVGRSGSGEVPESHRKCAQDGTPNGVHAGDAGEPREELKEDHGRGGKATKEIPEHACSYCGASSPDCVLKCCCCNKYFCNSPCSASGSSMGSHIIFHLVKSRHREVMLHPEGPLGDCTLECFQCGSRNVFLLGLIPAEQEGVVVLICREPCLSSGALKQSGWDLTQWQPLIEGKSFLPWLVRSTLTAEEQRDCHVVTTQQLQRLEELWQKNPQATLEELSQTKEEAPLPCVKLVYEDGFDYQRTFAPLVQAEADFDKQIKDGQKLVRVKLRWEQGLNRRRLAYFMYSRDEGCNVRVAAGDEVKISTVLPKSVLSGASSSAPASSGGSHGSGCTYSNEATSSNGVGSGGTAGLEGDGNFVQWSCTGSITRFSEDSEEVIVEVKKPPNAKGAWDSPVPLLYTIEFVWKSTSFERMQAALRQLAVDEISVSSYLYHTLMGKQMEHQIIQTPMPLQISAPNLAPLNPSQMLAIRYALQHPLSLIQGPPGTGKTLTCSTLVYQMVKLSEVGSHIHPRCAGRVNKEGGQVLVVAPSNVAVDQLAERINRTGLKVIRMYSKSREGASSSLTSFCVENLALHKKVLELKTGSSDEMAKYIQLKEQTGELAAADERRLRLLISRAEMEILQTADVICTTCVGAGDNRLQGFRFRQVVIDEAAQATEPECLIPIVLGAKQVVLIGDHCQLGPVVLSKKAAAAGLATSLFSRLLALGHRPLRLKVQYRMHPALSFFPSYFFYEGELQNGVTMTERTYFHQGPGDHRFPWPNEERPMFFYHSTASEEISGSGTSYVNRVEASNIEKIVTFLLKCGLKASQIGVITPYDGQRAHISSLFQRQTTLGQAAFADLEVASVDAFQGREKDFILLSCVRSNSNTGIGFLADSRRLNVAMTRAKYGLIICGNATVLANYMPRVARPPGAPAAPPPGSGTTGLPGNALGPCGVQVGPGASTLSGTPCVPEPPIWRLLIHHYLKYDLVVDGPLSNLKPSKIRITLPPLTPFGALTAAGASKGGRGGAGATKGKLGKIKAASRHIAPEELQDYDRHATTSGYLQTVPSSGGLSAGQPNAGPPPASTYIPNGAGGYYSAPPLYPCAAFAALLGADRGFQSQSPMPSSSLMAAHAASGTAFYYPSGQGGALAAAAVSGADHQTLRAPAAYFSGRDAEAGGFSGGSQGASAACASSSFRDSGAGLGQSGAGASKSNTRPGEGPHGAVDVISRAIAGGGAFASRPFPTETADAGTATPGAGKRGGPKSSDRDARNETRGLGESLGPANASGASDPDFVGRDSGCASRPNRAATVVSEQLDDDSFTFIGSQVGF; this comes from the exons ATGTCTGCATTCTGCGCTCTAAGAGTGAAAACGTTTTCCCGATACGAGAGCTGTGGTGTCTActcgcttcgttttctttggGCACATCTTGCATGCAAGTGCCGCTTGTCCCCTTTCCTGGTACTCCTTTTGCCCAGTTTGCAGGTGTCCGAGtttctgtttgtctgtttttGTCGCCAGCCGAAGGCATTGTCGGAGTGTGGCTtgagggaagaaacgcaaagggtgcctttcctctctgccaaTTTGACGGCTTCTTTGGTTGTCAACATGGCGTCACCAAATAGCTTCGATATTTCGGACTTCATTTTCGATGCAGCGGATCTCAATTTTACCCCAAACGGTGGAGCGGTGTCGACTGTTCCGGGAGTGGACGTTGACGAGGATTTTTCTTCGCCGTTACCTCCGAGCGGCCCCACCGCACGCCTAGATTCTTATCCCCCGTCCAGCGGGAGGAACACCTCTGATGAAGCCTACCAGCAAGCAGACGCTTCAACTGCCAGTCCGCAGAGATGTCCTCTTCCGAGTGGCGGCGTTTCAGGAGATGGAGCGGTAGAAGACCTGCAGGAGAAACTCGATCGTCTTCACCTGGCTCCCGAGGAAGACTGGTCGAATTTACACTCTGGCCCGGGTCCCTCCGGAAGCGTCGATGCCTCCGTCGCCACGTTAAGCTCGCTTGCCGAACGCCAAGAAACAGTGGGCCGTTCTGGTTCCGGGGAGGTGCCAGAAAGTCACAGAAAGTGCGCTCAGGATGGCACCCCGAATGGCGTGCACGCCGGTGACGCGGGAGAACCCAGAGAGGAACTGAAAGAGGACCATGGCCGTGGCGGAAAGGCCACGAAGGAAATTCCGGAACACGCCTGCAGCTACTGCGGTGCTAGCTCTCCAGACTGTGTCTTGAAATGCTGCTGCTGCAACAAATACTTCTGCAACAGCCCCTGCAGCGCCAGTGGAAGCAGCATGGGTTCCCACATCATCTTCCACTTGGTCAAAAGCCGACACAGAGAAGTCATGCTTCATCCCGAGGGACCGCTCG GTGACTGCACGCTCGAATGTTTCCAGTGCGGAAGTCGCaatgttttccttctcggcctTATCCCTGCGGAACAAGAAGGTGTTGTCGTCCTCATATGCCG GGAGCCCTGTCTGTCGAGCGGTGCTCTGAAGCAGAGCGGATGGGACCTCACGCAGTGGCAGCCGTTGATTGAAGGCAAATCGTTTCTTCCCTGGCTTGTCCGATCAACGCTGACGGCAGAGGAACAACGCGATTGCCATGTTGTCACCACGCAGCAACTTCAGCGACTGGAGGAACTTTGGCAAAAGAATCCTCAAGCGACTCTCGAGGAGCTCAGCCAAACCA aggaagaggcgcctCTTCCGTGCGTGAAACTGGTGTACGAGGACGGCTTCGACTACCAGCGAACATTCGCGCCTCTCGTGCAAGCTGAAGCGGATTTCGACAAGCAAATAAAGGACGGCCAGAAGCTCGTGAGAGTCAAACTGCGGTGGGAACAAGGCCTGAACCGGCGGCGCCTTGCGTACTTCATGTACTCCCGAGACGAAGGGTGCAACGTTCGCGTGGCAGCTGGGGACGAAGTGAAAATATCGACGGTGCTGCCCAAGTCTGTTTTGTCCGgtgcctcttcctcggcccCTGCAAGCAGCGGGGGGTCTCACGGGtcggggtgtacgtacagcaaCGAGGCGACGAGCTCGAACGGCGTGGGGAGCGGCGGAACCGCGGGACTTGAAGGAGATGGGAATTTTGTGCAGTGGAGTTGCACTGGCAGCATAACGCGCTTCtctgaagacagcgaagaagtcATTGTGGAAGTCAAGAAGCCGCCAAATGCTAAGGGAGCCTGGGACAGCCCGGTGCCGCTTCTCTACACCATCGAATTCGTCTGGAAAAGCACTTCGTttgagcgcatgcaggcggcTCTGCGCCAGCTCGCAGTGGATGAAATCAGCGTGAGCAGTTACCTGTACCACACGCTGATGGGGAAGCAGATGGAGCACCAGATCATCCAGACTCCGATGCCGTTGCAGATCTCAGCTCCCAACCTCGCTCCGTTGAATCCGAGTCAAATGCTGGCCATTCGCTACGCCCTGCAGCACCCGCTCTCGCTCATTCAAGGACCGCCGGGGACGGGGAAAACGTTGACTTGCAGCACACTCGTCTACCAGATGGTGAAGCTGAGTGAGGTTGGTTCTCACATCCACCCCCGCTGTGCAGGCCGCGTCAACAAGGAGGGCGGCCAGGTGCTCGTTGTCGCTCCCAGTAACGTAGCCGTGGACCAGCTGGCCGAAAGAATCAATCGCACAGGTCTCAAAGTCATTCGCATGTACTCAAAGTCGCGCGAAggcgcttcctcttccctcaCTTCTTTCTGCGTGGAAAACCTGGCGCTCCACAAAAAGGTTCTCGAGCTCAAGACCGGGAGCAGCGACGAGATGGCCAAATACATCCAACTCAAAGAGCAGACCGGCGAGCTCGCAGCTGCGGATgagcggcggctgcggctgTTGATTTCTCGGGCAGAAATGGAGATTCTCCAAACTGCCGATGTCATTTGTACAACTTGCGTAGGCGCGGGGGACAATCGCCTGCAGGGTTTTCGCTTCCGCCAGGTCGTCATCGACGAGGCCGCGCAAGCGACGGAGCCTGAGTGTCTGATCCCGATCGTCCTGGGGGCCAAACAAGTGGTGTTGATAGGGGACCACTGCCAGCTGGGGCCCGTTGTGTTGAGCAAGAAGGCCGCGGCTGCGGGCTTGGcgacgtctctcttttcgcggCTCCTGGCCCTCGGCCACCGGCCTCTTCGACTCAAGGTTCAGTATCGCATGCATCCCGCTCTGTCGTTCTTCCCATCCTATTTCTTCTACGAGGGTGAGCTTCAGAACGGCGTCACCATGACGGAACGCACCTACTTTCACCAGGGGCCTGGCGACCACCGGTTCCCCTGGCCAAACGAGGAGCGACCGATGTTTTTCTACCACTCGACTGCGTCGGAAGAAATTAGCGGATCGGGGACATCGTACGTGAACCGGGTCGAGGCGAGCAACATCGAAAAGATCGTCACGTTCCTCCTCAAATGCGGTTTGAAAGCCTCTCAGATCGGCGTCATCACGCCGTACGACGGACAGCGGGCTCACATTTCGTCACTCTTTCAGCGCCAGACAACCCTTGGGCAAGCGGCGTTCGCCGACCTCGAAGTCGCATCCGTCGACGCATTCCAGggtcgagaaaaagactTCATTCTCCTGTCGTGCGTCCGGTCCAACAGCAACACGGGGATTGGCTTTTTGGCGGACTCGCGGCGGTTGAATGTGGCTATGACACGAGCAAAGTACGGACTCATCATTTGTGGCAATGCCACTGTCCTCGCAAACTACATGCCCCGGGTTGCCCGGCCGCCAGGGGCTCCGGCAGCTCCGCCCCCAGGGAGTGGCACCACGGGACTGCCCGGGAACGCTCTCGGCCCCTGTGGAGTGCAGGTAGGTCCGGGGGCTTCCACGCTTTCGGGCACGCCGTGTGTACCGGAGCCTCCCATCTGGCGTTTGTTGATTCACCACTACCTCAAGTACGACTTGGTTGTTGATGGGCCTTTGAGCAATCTGAAGCCGTCGAAAATCCGCATTACCCTTCCGCCCCTGACCCCTTTCGGGGCGCTCACGGCGGCGGGCGCCTCGAAGGGCGGAAGAGGAGGTGCCGGCGCTACAAAGGGGAAACTCGGCAAGATCAAGGCAGCTTCGAGACACATTGCGCCGGAGGAGCTCCAAGACTACGACCGGCACGCGACAACTTCTGGATATCTGCAAACTGTTCCCTCTTCTGGCGGCCTCAGCGCTGGACAGCCCAACGCAGGGCCGCCTCCTGCTTCGACCTACATTCCAAATGGCGCCGGCGGCTACTATTCTGCGCCACCTCTGTACCCATGTGCGGCTTTCGCTGCGCTTTTGGGTGCAGATCGGGGCTTCCAGTCTCAGTCCCCCATGCCGTCGTCGTCTTTGATGGCTGCTCACGCCGCCTCAGGCACGGCGTTCTACTACCCTTCGGGCCAAGGCGGCGCGCTGGCTGCAGCCGCGGTTTCGGGCGCAGATCATCAGACACTGCGGGCTCCAGCGGCTTACTTCTCCGGACGTGATGCGGAGGCGGGGGGTTTCTCTGGAGGCAGTCAAGGCGCAAGCGCCGCTTGCGCTAGTTCGAGTTTCAGAGATTCAGGAGCCGGGCTCGGCCAGTCAGGGGCGGGAGCTTCCAAAAGCAACACCCGGCCAGGTGAAGGGCCGCATGGTGCGGTCGACGTGATTTCACGTGCCATCGCCGGCGGAGGAGCCTTTGCTTCGCGACCATTTCCCACGGAGACAGCTGACGCAGGAACGGCGACTCCCGGTGCCGGGAAGCGCGGCGGTCCAAAGTCCtcagacagagacgcccgAAATGAGACGAGAGGGTTGGGAGAGAGTTTAGGTCCAGCGAACGCATCTGGAGCTTCGGACCCAGACTTTGTAGGCCGCGACTCCGGCTGCGCATCGAGACCTAACCGAGCCGCGACAGTCGTGTCGGAACAG CTTGATGACGATTCTTTCACATTTATAGGGAGTCAAGTTGGATTTTAA
- a CDS encoding hypothetical protein (encoded by transcript TGME49_291840~Signal peptide predicted by SignalP 2.0 HMM (probability 0.982) with cleavage site probability 0.363 at residue 15), whose protein sequence is MRLISICGLLVGSACLVVPAIKPEAQETAVAMRDVADTFRCVGGLNSKVAARNTSLNEALAEVSRNVATKIKQEQTAELLDEADRHERTASNLEQVKRRESDRHQTVMEQMKQGADNAVSSLGSKIQEVEKEEQEAEQELAKEENLLRSISSHQAEPSKATIRSSRSPTEGGPTVVDQDQLAAQEGEEALKKEKKSIEGCVSGETSFLRKRKFRTDTVEAA, encoded by the exons ATGAGGCTTATCTCCATTTGCGGACTTCTCGTTGGTTCTGCCTGCTTGGTGGTTCCGGCCATAAAGCCAGAAGCGCAAGAAACTGC TGTTGCGATGAGGGACGTTGCAGACACATTCAGGTGCGTGGGGGGGCTGAACAGCAAGGTTGCCGCTAGGAATACCTCCCTAAATGAAGCTCTTGCCGAAGTTTCACGAAATGTTGCAACTAAAATCAAGCAAGAGCAAACGG CAGAACTACTGGATGAAGCAGATCGACACGAACGCACTGCGAGCAACCTAGAGCAAGTAAAGCGGCGTGAGAGTGACAGGCACCAAACGGTCATGGAACAAATGAAG CAAGGAGCTGACAATGCTGTGTCGTCTCTGGGGAGCAAGATCCAAGAAgtagaaaaggaagagcaagaagcagag CAAGAGCTGGCCAAAGAGGAAAACCTGCTTCGAAGCATCTCTAGTCACCAG GCTGAGCCTTCTAAGGCCACTATTCGCTCTTCCAGAAGTCCCACAGAAGGGGGGCCTACTGTAGTGGACCAGGATCAGCTTGCTgcacaagaaggagaggaagcacttaagaaggagaaaaaatcAATTGAAGGCTGTGTCTCGGGGGAGACGTCGTTTCTCCGAAAGAGAAAGTTTCGTACAGATACCGTTGAAGCGGCGTAG
- the RPS30 gene encoding ribosomal protein RPS30 (encoded by transcript TGME49_291850): MGKVHGSLARAGKVKNQTPKVAKKEKKKPPTGRAKKRQQFNRRFTTSVGRKRGPNAQTQ; encoded by the exons ATGG GGAAAGTTCACGGTTCCCTCGCCCGTGCCGGCAAAGTCAAGAATCAGACCCCGAAGGTCgccaagaaggagaagaagaagccaccCACCGGTCgcgcaaagaagagacagcagttCAACAGGAGATTCACGACTTCCGTTGGCCGCAAGAGGGGACCGAACGCACAGACCCAGTAA